Part of the Woronichinia naegeliana WA131 genome, AACTCAGGATTGAGGTGACGACGTTTTGCTAAAAATTGGGATAGGGTGACACCCAGTAAAACGGCTGTGGCAATCAGCAGACCATACCAACGGAAAGTCAGGGGGCCAAATTCAAAAAAAATGGGGCCGGGTGACTGAAATTGCCAGCCCAAGAGGGGCAACCATCCGAGCATAATATTCAACAAAAACGGATCACGCATGGGAAAAGATTCAACCTTGGCGATATTTATCATACAAGGCAACCTACTCAGAAACCCGAATAATCCCAGTTAATGATGGTGATGGGATGGCTCTGTCGGCTGACTATCTTGAATAACCGCCGGATTCTGGGGAGAATTTAAGGTCTGATGGCCATTAAGCAGCGACATACTCACTCCGCCAAAGGTCGCTAATCCCATCGAAACAAAGCCAGCCGCGATCGCTCCCATTGCTACCGTACCAATTGAAACAACGCCCATAGGAACAATACCGATGGAAATAATGCCCATGGGGACAACACCGATCGCAATATAACCAGTGGGAGTAATACCGACCGAAATCAGTTTGGCATGGTACCAGGGACGAGATGGTTTATTAATCACAGGTTGAACAACATCCACCGATGATGAAATAGGACTTTCCATAGAAATGAGCAAATAGTAAGGGCCAGAATCCTACCGTAAAGGGTTCACAGGGTCAAAAGACTGGCTGTCAAACCAGCAATTCCAAATTCAGAATGTAGTCAAAGATACAAAAGGCTCGATGTATTTACTGGCAAGGGTTTTGCTATGAAAATTGCCAATTAATCAACTAGGAAGAATTCGAGACAGCGAGAGAAACTGAGTCATCAAGCATAAAATCTAAAAGATGATGCCAGCTTTCAAAGAACAGATATTTGGTCAAAGAGAGAATATCTTGAAAGAATCCCTTACGAGTGCCGCGTTGGACGCGAATTCTCTGGTAACGTTCATCAACCAAACCTAAAACCGTGTGCAAGAGAAAAGCCAGCAAATTCAGGGTAAGCAAAACAGAGGCGAGGTGTTGTTTACCATGCCCAAAATTATGCTCTAAGTGATAGCCTCGATTTTTGAGAATATTGTGATTCTCGTTCTCAGTGCGCCAACGAGTCCGTCCAGCACGACAGACATCAAGAACGATGTGAGGGGTGAGAAAATGATTGGTAATCCAACTATTGTGATAAAGAAGTTGAGCATCGGATTCGCGGTGGATTTTTAGCTCACACCAGTTAACCAACAAAGCAGGCTGTTGGTCTCGCAGGGGAATCTGATTGAGATAACGGCAGTGCCAAATCTCGAAATACTTCCCATTCCAACGTCGGTGTTGAGTGGTTTTGACTTCTCCATTAGCTTCTAAATAGTTTAACCATTCATAGAGTGTGGGATGAGAAGTCGGTAAACAGACGAAGATAAAGTTGAAATCGTGGTCGAGACAGTGCTGACAAGTGGGCTGACGACTGTACAAGTCATCCCCTAGCAGAGTTATCTTCTGTCCCGCAAACAAACTAGCATGGTTACTTATCCAACGTTTCGCCGCATTTTGCTCGCAATCTTGCTTTTCAGACCCGTCTTGAGGGGTAATAAATTCAGGGGGTAAGGAAAAAACTGATTCATGGTCTGGGGAAACAATCACGGGCAATAATGCCTGATGGAAGTAGGTGACTTTTCCCTGTTTTGACGTTTTGGTTGAACAGCATGGACAATTTACTTTTTCCGAACTGTAGTAATTTGTCCCATCCATTGCTACTAGAAGATTTCCCCTCAATATTTCATAGGCTTTCAAGAATCCCATGCTCCTCAATGCTTGGTAAATTAACCCAAACAAAGGGAATAGACTACCATTGGTGTCAACTTAAGCCAAAATGCCTACTCACAAAAGATTAGCCTAAAAGCAGGCGGAAGTAAGAGTAGGCTGAAAAAAAGGTTAGTATATAAAAAAGTGAGCAAAAAACAAATGGCAAGACAACATCCTCGGAGAAAAGGAAACCCAGACTTACGTCGTAAGACAAATCAGCCAGGGGTAGAAATCCCTGAAATAACAAAAGAGTTGTTTGAATTACTAGAACCCACAATGTTTACACCATTAAAATATTTACAGGGAACTCATGAGAAAATGATGAGAGATAGGGTGCTAAATTTACCAGTAATGGTGGCATTAGTGTTAAGTATAGTGTATCGTCAAATAGCGGGTATAAGTGAAGCGGTAAGACTGTTAGAGGAAGAGGGATTGCTATGGGTAGCATCATTAAAAGTAAGCAAACAGGCAGTATCAAAAAGAATGATGAATGTGCCAGCCGAAATATTTGCAATATTACTAAAAGGAGTGTTAGAAAAAGCAGCCGAAAAAGGGAAGAAGCTCCAAGTAGGAGAAAAATGGGAAAAAATAAGAGAAAAGTTTAGTGCAGTGTGGATAGCAGATGGCTCAACGCTAGAGCAGATAAGGAAAAATATGAAAATAAGTAAAGAAGAAAAGAGTAAATTGGGGGGTAAAATAATGATGGTAGTGGAAGCCTTTACCCAAAGACCCGTTACTTTATGGTACACAGAAAATGATAAATCAAATGATAAAATATGGTGTGAAGAATTGGCAGCTAAATTACCAGAAAATGGTTTAATTCTCGTAGATATGGGATTTTTTAGCTTTGTGTGGTTTGATTTGTTAACAGAAGCTAAAAAGTTTTTTCTAACCAGATTTAGAGCGGGTACATCTTACAAAACCAAACAAGTATTGTCTCAAGGTAGTCATTACAGAGATGAGATTATCATTATGGGAAATTACCGTTCTAATCCTTGCAAGCATCCGGTGAGATTAGTCTCAGTATTATGGGGAACAATCTGGTATCAGTATTTAACAAATGTGTTGTCTCCCGAACAACTGTCCGCCGAAGAGGTCTGTGATTTATATCGAAGACGATGGACAATCGAAGAAGCCTTTTTATTAACGAAAAGACTTTTAGGACTAGCCTATTTATGGGTAGGGAATAAGAATGGTGTCCAAATCCAGATTATTTGCACTTTGATTTTCTATACGGTCTTAAATCAATTGGTAGGGGAAGTGGCGATTGCTCTAAATCAACCGAAAGAAAAAATCTCAGTAGAGA contains:
- a CDS encoding IS4 family transposase, producing MARQHPRRKGNPDLRRKTNQPGVEIPEITKELFELLEPTMFTPLKYLQGTHEKMMRDRVLNLPVMVALVLSIVYRQIAGISEAVRLLEEEGLLWVASLKVSKQAVSKRMMNVPAEIFAILLKGVLEKAAEKGKKLQVGEKWEKIREKFSAVWIADGSTLEQIRKNMKISKEEKSKLGGKIMMVVEAFTQRPVTLWYTENDKSNDKIWCEELAAKLPENGLILVDMGFFSFVWFDLLTEAKKFFLTRFRAGTSYKTKQVLSQGSHYRDEIIIMGNYRSNPCKHPVRLVSVLWGTIWYQYLTNVLSPEQLSAEEVCDLYRRRWTIEEAFLLTKRLLGLAYLWVGNKNGVQIQIICTLIFYTVLNQLVGEVAIALNQPKEKISVEMVFRSLYYVAKAIARGEKPDTVTYLAERAKLFGLVKAERKRHREKAALNQQIWEPIPLS
- a CDS encoding ISNCY family transposase: MGFLKAYEILRGNLLVAMDGTNYYSSEKVNCPCCSTKTSKQGKVTYFHQALLPVIVSPDHESVFSLPPEFITPQDGSEKQDCEQNAAKRWISNHASLFAGQKITLLGDDLYSRQPTCQHCLDHDFNFIFVCLPTSHPTLYEWLNYLEANGEVKTTQHRRWNGKYFEIWHCRYLNQIPLRDQQPALLVNWCELKIHRESDAQLLYHNSWITNHFLTPHIVLDVCRAGRTRWRTENENHNILKNRGYHLEHNFGHGKQHLASVLLTLNLLAFLLHTVLGLVDERYQRIRVQRGTRKGFFQDILSLTKYLFFESWHHLLDFMLDDSVSLAVSNSS